Proteins encoded in a region of the Triticum dicoccoides isolate Atlit2015 ecotype Zavitan chromosome 3A, WEW_v2.0, whole genome shotgun sequence genome:
- the LOC119271343 gene encoding uncharacterized protein LOC119271343, whose amino-acid sequence MATAALGFAARKLGGHALRQTQETVVSRLSPAIEMGQRQLVPRFIHTEAAAANSHWWGRERARPEADPKDEGGAVRRDGGGGRDVRERQGRRVPDEQAAAPRAHRPRLQA is encoded by the exons ATGGCCACGGCGGCGCTAGGATTCGCGGCGAGGAAGCTTGGCGGCCATGCGCTCCGGCAGACGCAGGAGACGGTAGTATCGCGGCTCTCGCCGGCCATCGAGATGGGGCAGCGGCAGCTCGTGCCAAGGTTCATCCACACCGAG GCAGCAGCAGCAAACTCACACTGGTGGGGACGAGAAAGAGCGCGTCCTGAAGCGGATCCGAAGGATGAAGGAGGAGCTGTACGACGAGATGGCGGAGGCGGACGAGATGTACGGGAGAGACAAGGACGCCGAGTGCCGGATGAACAAGCAGCTGCTCCGCGAGCTCACCGACCACGTCTGCAGGCGTAA
- the LOC119267437 gene encoding uncharacterized protein LOC119267437 → MGGSAVGPGRVDAGVDAVRRRRLHCPRLIRSNLLPAPAADGVVAEGRPVLADHWRCAVLPSLCNCAVMISMRCEAHQKKYPDAKVISLGIGDTTQPIPSIFTSTMTEALPFSNFLVGLPVQVSRIIDGDMDDSCGLEKVASSHLPG, encoded by the exons ATGGGAGGCTCTGCAGTCGGTCCTGGTCGCGTGGACGCCGGGGTGGATGCAgtgcgccggcgacggctccattgTCCTCGACTCATCAGATCCAACCTCTTGCCCGCGCCGGCTGCTGACGGAGTAGTCGCTGAAGGGAGGCCCGTTCTTGCCGACCACTGGCGTTGCGCCGTACTACCCAGCCTCTGCAACTGCGCCGTGATG ATTAGCATGAGATGTGAAGCACACCAGAAGAAGTACCCAGACGCCAAGGTCATCAGTTTGGGCATCGGTGACACGACCCAACCCATACCAAGCATCTTCACATCTACCATGACTGAG GCTTTGCCCTTTAGTAATTTCCTTGTCGGTCTGCCCGTACAG GTATCTAGGATTATTGATGGTGACATGGATGATTCCTGTGGTCTGGAGAAGGTTGCTTCCAGTCACTTGCCTGGCTAA